The following coding sequences lie in one Agrobacterium vitis genomic window:
- a CDS encoding efflux RND transporter permease subunit yields MNISAFSIRNPVPAILLFALMTVCGLIAFEKLRVQQFPDMDLPTIKISATLDGAAPSQLETEVARKIEDKLATLNKLDHITTTITDGSVSISVSFSLEKDGEQALNEVRNAVDSVTDLPSAMQTPSVSRVTVQSSVLQTYAVRSKKLNETELSWFVDNDMTKALLTAQGVGEVDRFGGVDREVHVDINPALLTAFGVTAADVSSQLKLVQENASGGRGDLNGLHQTVRTLGAVNSVQEVAAITIPFSNGKSVRLDQIAKVSDNYSQRSSLAYLGQTPVIAVEVKRSNGYSDTGVATDLARVMATFAAEHPEVEIVQAYTTVQPTIDNYDASMHMLYEGAALAIVVVFLFLRDFRATILSAVALPLSIIPTFLVIYLANFSLNTISLLSISLVVGILVDDAIVEVENIERHLRMGKKTYDAAMEAADEIGLAVIATTFTLVAVFLPTAFMAGIPGLIFKQFGVTAAVAVLASLMVARFLTPMMAAYMMKATPKVEVDGVIMKTYLSIVRACLRHRFLTSLGIIVFLVVSLSAVSLLKTGFFPASDNAQTQVTLTMPPGTELSDTEAMSLKAVKLISGLENIKRVFTVVGSSTSGAGADSSTTSDVTTATLVVDLTPIDDRKLKQSEIEQQMRDALQQLTGVRVEVGNGGNGTELQLTLASDDPTLLDQTAAAVGEQLHGLKGIGGITSSAARQAPEIQITPNFARAAALGITSDTIADVVRVATDGDYSTSRSKLNLPQRQIDIRVRLDPKYIHNLDAISQLQLSGTNGKVSLGAIAGIRIGGSPSEIDRIDRSRNITFTIQLNGRALGDVNKEAMALPGLNHLPPGVHIVQQGELERMSELFTSFALAMGIGIFCIYAVLVLLFHDFMQPATILMALPLSLGGALFPLIVTGTSFSMPAVIGLLMLMGIVSKNSILLVEYAIMARRNGMSRYEALVDACHKRARPIVMTTIAMGAGMAPVALSLSGGDTSFRQPMAIVVIGGLLTSTVLSLLVIPVIFTFVDDLLDLVKRPFIKSQKDIPDGESASG; encoded by the coding sequence ATGAACATTTCAGCTTTTTCCATCCGCAATCCGGTTCCAGCTATTCTCCTGTTTGCACTCATGACCGTGTGTGGCTTGATTGCCTTCGAGAAGCTCAGGGTTCAGCAGTTTCCCGACATGGATCTGCCGACGATCAAGATTAGCGCAACGCTGGATGGTGCGGCACCATCGCAACTTGAAACCGAAGTCGCTCGCAAGATTGAGGACAAGCTCGCGACCCTCAACAAGCTGGATCACATCACCACGACAATTACCGACGGCTCGGTGTCGATCAGCGTTTCCTTCAGCCTTGAAAAAGACGGCGAGCAAGCGCTGAACGAAGTTCGCAACGCTGTGGACAGCGTTACCGATCTGCCATCCGCGATGCAGACACCAAGCGTCTCACGGGTCACGGTGCAATCGTCCGTGTTGCAGACCTATGCTGTGCGATCAAAGAAGCTGAATGAAACGGAACTGTCCTGGTTCGTTGACAATGACATGACCAAGGCTTTGCTGACAGCCCAAGGTGTCGGAGAGGTTGATCGTTTTGGCGGTGTGGATCGAGAAGTTCATGTCGATATCAACCCGGCATTGTTGACAGCATTTGGTGTCACAGCGGCAGATGTGTCGTCGCAGCTCAAATTGGTGCAGGAAAATGCGTCCGGCGGGCGTGGAGATTTGAACGGACTGCATCAGACGGTGCGGACATTGGGTGCTGTCAACTCCGTACAGGAGGTTGCAGCAATTACAATTCCGTTCTCCAATGGCAAGAGCGTGCGCCTCGACCAGATCGCCAAGGTGAGCGATAACTATTCCCAAAGGTCTTCCCTTGCTTATCTGGGGCAGACGCCGGTGATTGCCGTTGAGGTCAAGCGCAGCAACGGTTATTCCGATACGGGTGTCGCCACCGATCTGGCGCGGGTGATGGCAACATTTGCAGCCGAGCATCCCGAAGTCGAAATTGTGCAGGCCTACACAACGGTTCAGCCAACAATCGACAATTATGACGCTTCGATGCACATGCTGTATGAGGGAGCGGCCCTGGCAATTGTCGTGGTCTTTCTTTTCTTGCGCGATTTTCGAGCAACCATCCTCTCTGCCGTTGCTTTGCCACTCTCGATTATTCCGACATTCCTTGTGATCTATCTCGCGAATTTCAGCCTCAATACGATTTCTCTTCTGTCGATTTCGCTGGTGGTGGGGATTCTCGTTGACGATGCAATCGTCGAGGTTGAAAATATCGAGCGACATCTGCGCATGGGCAAAAAAACCTATGATGCAGCCATGGAAGCGGCAGATGAGATCGGCCTTGCCGTGATTGCAACAACATTCACGCTGGTTGCGGTTTTCCTGCCCACCGCGTTTATGGCCGGTATTCCCGGGTTGATCTTCAAGCAATTCGGTGTGACCGCCGCCGTCGCCGTGCTGGCGTCACTGATGGTTGCCCGTTTTCTGACGCCGATGATGGCTGCGTATATGATGAAGGCGACGCCGAAAGTGGAAGTGGATGGGGTCATCATGAAGACCTATCTCTCCATTGTGCGCGCATGTCTGCGCCACCGCTTTCTGACCAGTCTTGGCATTATCGTTTTCCTTGTCGTCTCACTTTCGGCAGTGTCTCTGCTGAAGACCGGCTTCTTTCCGGCCTCTGACAACGCTCAGACCCAGGTGACGTTGACAATGCCCCCTGGAACAGAGCTTTCCGACACAGAAGCCATGTCGCTTAAAGCCGTGAAACTGATTTCCGGACTTGAGAATATAAAGCGCGTGTTCACTGTCGTCGGCTCCTCCACAAGTGGGGCCGGTGCTGATAGCAGCACAACCAGTGACGTTACAACCGCGACATTGGTGGTTGATCTTACCCCAATCGATGATCGAAAGCTGAAGCAATCGGAAATCGAGCAGCAGATGCGTGATGCCTTGCAGCAGCTTACTGGCGTTCGTGTCGAAGTCGGCAACGGGGGCAATGGCACCGAGCTCCAGCTAACGCTGGCAAGCGATGATCCGACGCTTCTCGATCAGACAGCCGCTGCCGTTGGAGAGCAGTTGCATGGCTTGAAAGGGATTGGTGGCATCACGTCCAGCGCGGCCAGACAGGCCCCCGAAATTCAAATCACGCCGAATTTCGCCCGCGCGGCGGCTTTGGGCATCACCTCGGATACGATTGCGGACGTTGTGCGTGTCGCAACTGACGGCGACTATTCCACATCCCGTTCCAAACTGAATCTTCCTCAGCGGCAGATCGATATCCGTGTCCGGCTCGATCCCAAATATATTCACAACCTTGATGCCATCTCGCAACTGCAACTTTCTGGGACGAACGGAAAAGTGTCACTTGGCGCAATTGCCGGAATCCGAATCGGGGGCAGCCCCTCGGAGATTGATCGGATCGACCGATCCCGCAACATTACCTTCACCATCCAGTTGAACGGTCGTGCCTTGGGAGATGTCAACAAGGAAGCGATGGCGTTACCGGGCCTCAATCATCTCCCACCAGGAGTGCATATCGTCCAGCAAGGCGAGCTTGAGCGCATGTCGGAATTGTTCACCAGTTTTGCCTTGGCGATGGGCATCGGCATCTTCTGTATTTATGCGGTGCTGGTCTTGTTGTTCCACGATTTCATGCAACCGGCGACGATCCTGATGGCACTTCCGCTCTCGCTTGGCGGCGCGCTCTTTCCGTTGATTGTGACGGGCACGAGTTTCTCGATGCCCGCAGTCATCGGCCTTTTGATGCTGATGGGCATTGTCAGCAAGAATTCAATCCTGCTGGTGGAATATGCCATCATGGCGCGACGCAATGGCATGAGCCGCTATGAGGCGCTGGTTGATGCCTGCCACAAACGCGCCCGGCCAATCGTGATGACGACAATCGCCATGGGCGCTGGCATGGCACCTGTTGCCCTCAGCCTCAGCGGCGGCGATACGAGTTTCCGTCAACCGATGGCTATCGTTGTGATTGGCGGCTTGCTCACGTCCACCGTCCTGAGCTTATTGGTGATCCCCGTCATTTTCACCTTTGTTGATGACCTGCTGGACCTTGTCAAAAGGCCTTTCATAAAAAGTCAAAAGGATATCCCTGATGGGGAATCCGCAAGCGGCTGA
- a CDS encoding efflux RND transporter periplasmic adaptor subunit, with amino-acid sequence MVFSKTEQTQTTQSATLTVSVTTPQTLQWADTIAVSGWLAAWQEAIVAAETGSLKITDVLVDVGSVVKKGDVMARLSDESAIADVHKQEAAVASAKATLAKAKADSARAKKVTGSGALSDQDTLGYYITEQTDAADLASDEASLESSRITLAQTTITAPDSGIVSTRSADLGNVVSAGTELFRLVRQGRVEWQAEVPSYQLPRIHPGAKATIHDQSGHDQSGKSFEGTVRLVSPIVSDDTGRGTIYVTLPDDPDIRVGLYESGTIELAVTPALTLPETALVYSDGINYVFKVNADSRVSRVRVDIGRRNDGRVEILSGIDASAQIVEAGGAFLSDNDLVLVKAATK; translated from the coding sequence ATGGTCTTTTCCAAGACCGAGCAAACACAAACCACACAGTCAGCGACGCTGACCGTCTCAGTTACCACACCACAAACATTGCAATGGGCAGACACGATCGCAGTCAGCGGCTGGTTGGCTGCTTGGCAGGAAGCCATTGTTGCTGCGGAAACGGGCTCTTTAAAAATCACGGATGTCCTGGTTGATGTCGGCTCTGTGGTGAAGAAGGGCGATGTGATGGCGAGGCTGTCAGATGAGAGCGCCATCGCCGATGTTCACAAACAGGAAGCGGCTGTTGCATCTGCCAAGGCCACTCTCGCCAAAGCAAAAGCAGATAGCGCGCGGGCAAAAAAGGTCACCGGTTCCGGTGCGCTGTCCGATCAGGACACCCTTGGCTATTACATCACCGAACAGACAGACGCCGCCGACCTCGCTTCCGATGAAGCCTCGCTTGAATCAAGCAGAATAACGCTTGCGCAGACAACGATAACGGCACCGGACAGCGGAATCGTCTCAACGCGTTCTGCCGATCTCGGCAATGTCGTCTCGGCCGGAACGGAGCTGTTTCGCCTCGTGCGCCAAGGGCGCGTTGAGTGGCAGGCTGAAGTTCCGTCCTACCAGTTGCCGCGCATCCATCCCGGGGCCAAGGCCACCATTCATGATCAATCGGGCCATGATCAATCGGGCAAGAGTTTTGAGGGAACCGTCCGCCTTGTAAGCCCGATTGTGAGCGATGACACAGGACGGGGCACAATCTATGTGACCCTTCCTGATGATCCCGATATCCGGGTTGGTCTCTACGAATCCGGCACCATTGAGCTGGCCGTCACGCCAGCTCTCACCTTGCCCGAAACCGCTTTGGTTTACAGTGACGGCATCAATTACGTCTTCAAGGTTAACGCCGATAGCCGGGTTTCGCGTGTGCGGGTGGACATTGGCCGACGAAATGACGGCCGGGTCGAGATCCTTTCCGGGATTGATGCTTCGGCGCAAATTGTGGAAGCAGGGGGAGCCTTCCTGTCCGACAATGATCTCGTGCTTGTGAAGGCTGCAACCAAATGA
- a CDS encoding efflux transporter outer membrane subunit, which produces MTPAHDNALQTDNRRRHGRWWLSLIVVPLSACVAATQSNVDISKLASRWHATLPHSGSTAQLVDWWSSFDDPALSELLRTAEANSPTLESAVAEIEEARATMASSKADYFPSLTGSGSDDRSGTRGSRANRVSPSTTGTGELDASWELDFFGKTRNTVEAARQRVAEETADWYDARVTLAAEVADDYVQYRACRQLQGIYAAELVSQRDTVKATEASAASGLKSTSDLALIRASAASTSSSLKSQEADCEVLIKSITELVAVDEGKVRDILKKSSSRIPRPAKLSVDAIPANVIRQRPDVNALEKEVAASLADIGTAKADLYPSFSLSGTLTASHSTSTGTSLPWSFGPSVSIPIFDGGSLRATVKYKEAAYKAAVASYKSGVLSAINAVETAMVNVNSTERQIGDAVVAAKNYRTYFKAIDTNWKAGGASVLDREDARRELQAAELTLVENQRDAVRDWITLYKAMGGGWTPNASGGVMPSDVSAKGVKQ; this is translated from the coding sequence ATGACGCCAGCACATGACAATGCACTTCAAACGGACAATAGACGACGGCATGGCAGATGGTGGCTAAGCCTGATTGTCGTACCGTTGTCGGCCTGCGTGGCGGCTACCCAGTCCAATGTGGACATTTCCAAATTGGCAAGCCGGTGGCATGCGACGTTGCCACATTCAGGCAGTACCGCTCAGCTTGTCGATTGGTGGAGCAGCTTTGACGATCCTGCTCTCTCAGAGCTATTGCGCACCGCCGAAGCCAACAGCCCGACCCTCGAATCCGCAGTCGCCGAGATCGAAGAAGCCCGCGCCACGATGGCCTCATCAAAGGCGGACTATTTCCCATCCCTGACGGGTTCTGGATCCGATGACCGTTCTGGAACGCGAGGATCGAGAGCCAACCGCGTGTCACCCTCCACCACGGGCACCGGAGAGCTGGATGCATCCTGGGAGCTCGATTTCTTCGGCAAGACACGCAACACCGTCGAGGCTGCCCGCCAGCGCGTCGCCGAGGAAACGGCGGATTGGTATGATGCGCGTGTCACGCTTGCGGCTGAGGTGGCCGATGACTACGTGCAATACAGGGCATGTCGGCAATTGCAGGGCATTTACGCGGCCGAGCTTGTTTCTCAACGCGATACGGTCAAAGCGACGGAGGCCTCTGCCGCATCCGGGCTGAAATCGACCTCTGATCTTGCCCTGATCAGGGCAAGTGCTGCGAGCACATCGTCTTCCCTGAAGTCGCAGGAAGCGGACTGCGAAGTTCTGATCAAGTCGATTACCGAACTTGTTGCCGTCGATGAAGGCAAGGTGCGGGATATCCTCAAGAAAAGCTCGTCACGAATACCGCGCCCCGCAAAGCTTTCAGTTGATGCAATACCGGCCAACGTTATCCGGCAAAGACCGGATGTGAATGCGTTGGAAAAAGAAGTGGCCGCCTCGCTCGCGGATATCGGGACGGCCAAAGCCGATCTTTATCCGAGCTTTTCTCTCAGCGGGACCCTGACGGCGAGCCATTCGACATCGACCGGCACGAGCTTGCCGTGGTCCTTTGGGCCGTCGGTTTCGATCCCGATTTTTGACGGGGGATCGCTTCGCGCGACCGTCAAATACAAGGAAGCGGCCTACAAGGCGGCAGTTGCCAGTTACAAGTCAGGTGTCCTGAGCGCCATCAATGCGGTGGAAACCGCGATGGTGAATGTCAATAGCACCGAGCGTCAGATTGGTGACGCTGTTGTCGCGGCAAAGAACTACCGCACGTATTTCAAAGCGATAGACACAAATTGGAAGGCGGGCGGAGCAAGTGTGCTCGATCGCGAGGATGCACGTCGCGAATTGCAGGCTGCCGAACTGACCCTTGTGGAAAATCAACGGGATGCCGTGCGCGATTGGATCACTCTGTACAAGGCGATGGGCGGCGGATGGACCCCGAATGCCTCCGGCGGCGTGATGCCAAGCGACGTAAGTGCCAAAGGAGTAAAACAGTGA
- a CDS encoding response regulator transcription factor, with protein sequence MTNVLLIDDDTELTTILSEYLTEEGFTVFSAINGKQGLAEIAARKIDMVVLDIMMPQMNGIDVLQRIRRVSEVPVLMLTARGDDVDRISGLNLGADDYVAKPCSSGELVARLRAILRRIGPDKDVETEQLRSGDLVLNPANRTAEWRGLPFELTGTEFILLEVLVRNAGQLLSRQFISKQAFGRPLVAFDRRIDVHISSVRQKLGRREDGQSWIQSVRGQGYQLIQDV encoded by the coding sequence ATGACCAATGTACTCTTGATTGACGACGATACGGAGTTGACCACGATTCTGAGTGAGTACCTGACGGAAGAAGGCTTCACGGTATTTTCAGCGATCAATGGCAAGCAGGGACTGGCCGAGATCGCAGCCCGCAAGATCGATATGGTCGTGCTTGATATTATGATGCCGCAAATGAACGGAATTGATGTTCTGCAACGGATACGCCGTGTCAGCGAGGTCCCCGTCCTCATGCTCACAGCCCGTGGCGATGACGTAGACCGCATTTCCGGCCTCAATCTGGGTGCCGATGATTATGTGGCGAAACCCTGCTCATCCGGTGAGCTTGTTGCCCGGCTGCGCGCCATCCTCAGACGCATTGGACCAGACAAGGATGTCGAGACAGAGCAATTACGATCCGGCGATCTGGTTTTGAACCCGGCCAACAGAACTGCGGAATGGCGAGGCCTGCCGTTTGAACTCACAGGCACGGAATTCATCCTGCTTGAAGTCCTGGTGCGCAATGCGGGACAGCTGCTGTCAAGGCAGTTTATCTCAAAGCAGGCATTTGGCCGTCCGCTCGTCGCCTTTGATCGGCGTATCGATGTCCACATCAGCAGCGTGCGGCAGAAACTGGGCCGACGGGAGGACGGGCAATCCTGGATCCAGTCCGTTCGCGGACAAGGCTATCAACTCATCCAGGATGTTTGA
- a CDS encoding ATP-binding protein, with protein sequence MTRLFRRFFIFVWLAMTVSIMGIVSLDRVFHLFPLKSQRQQERISLAVQTMGEVLEQRGLVEAGKLAEVWASLANPVVVNISPVANIQCAMGTGNDEALSIYRHHDGACFRLSSQLKHYNFIEEALPDSLPWIATVIASTLSALWITRYLVGPVAKLRNGLSALAKGDFHTRIGGNFGKGQDEITALAMDFDVTAARLQELQEAQQRLFHDVSHELRSPLSRLQAVLGVLDKNPRRVDMIASRMGREVMRLDALVDEILTLARISSPQHAPPERQTIDLIDLIIRIVEDACFEGQDRGINVTYAGCDSFIATLNGELIYRAIENVVRNAVKFTTNNSTVTVTAQAFQDVLSISVSDNGPGVPACDLDRIFLPFSRSEMGETAKGHGLGLAITRKALELHHGSAVASLTPEGHLLMTLKVPASPGSK encoded by the coding sequence ATGACAAGGCTCTTCCGCAGGTTCTTCATTTTCGTCTGGCTGGCGATGACTGTATCCATCATGGGTATCGTTTCTCTGGATAGGGTCTTCCATCTGTTTCCGCTGAAAAGCCAAAGGCAGCAAGAACGCATCTCGCTTGCGGTTCAAACCATGGGGGAGGTTCTCGAGCAAAGAGGCTTGGTCGAGGCCGGTAAGCTTGCAGAGGTTTGGGCCAGTCTCGCAAATCCGGTGGTCGTTAACATTTCGCCTGTTGCGAACATTCAATGCGCAATGGGAACCGGAAACGACGAGGCCTTAAGTATCTACCGCCATCACGACGGCGCTTGTTTTCGCCTTTCCAGTCAACTCAAACACTATAATTTCATTGAGGAGGCACTTCCCGACTCTCTACCCTGGATCGCCACAGTTATTGCCAGTACGTTATCGGCCCTTTGGATCACACGCTATCTGGTCGGTCCTGTGGCCAAACTCAGAAACGGGCTCAGTGCCTTGGCGAAAGGCGATTTTCACACCAGAATCGGCGGCAATTTCGGAAAAGGCCAGGATGAAATCACGGCGCTGGCTATGGATTTCGATGTGACAGCCGCACGTTTGCAGGAATTGCAGGAAGCGCAACAGCGGCTCTTTCATGATGTCTCCCATGAACTCCGCTCGCCACTCTCGAGATTACAGGCCGTTTTGGGCGTGCTGGACAAGAATCCGAGGCGCGTCGATATGATCGCCTCGCGTATGGGGCGGGAAGTCATGCGGCTTGACGCCCTTGTCGACGAGATCCTAACGTTGGCCCGCATAAGCTCGCCCCAACATGCACCGCCAGAACGCCAGACCATTGATCTCATTGATCTGATAATCCGGATTGTCGAAGATGCCTGCTTTGAAGGGCAGGACCGCGGAATCAATGTGACCTATGCCGGATGTGACAGCTTTATCGCAACATTGAACGGAGAACTCATCTACCGGGCGATAGAGAACGTTGTTCGAAATGCGGTCAAGTTTACAACTAACAATTCGACCGTTACCGTGACGGCGCAGGCATTTCAGGATGTCTTGTCGATCAGTGTCTCTGACAATGGCCCCGGCGTTCCCGCTTGCGATCTAGACAGGATTTTCCTGCCATTCTCCCGATCCGAAATGGGCGAGACCGCGAAGGGTCACGGGCTTGGCCTTGCCATTACGCGCAAAGCCCTGGAACTACATCATGGCAGCGCCGTCGCCAGCCTTACGCCAGAAGGTCACCTTTTGATGACGCTGAAAGTGCCAGCTTCACCTGGCTCAAAATAG
- a CDS encoding putative DNA modification/repair radical SAM protein yields the protein MKKSLKERLAILSDAAKYDASCASSGTTKRNAAAAGGLGSTEGSGICHAYAPDGRCISLLKILMTNFCIYDCAYCINRSSSNVERARFSVEEVIWLTLEFYRRNYIEGLFLSSGIIRSSDYTMEEMVRIARELRTTHNFHGYIHLKSIPEASAQLIEEAGLYADRLSINIELPTDAGIGKFAPEKRPDNIRQSMGNLRLKIEEMADPTLQTKRRKRFAPAGQSTQMIVGADAADDATILGTSARLYGSYGLKRVYYSAFSPIPDSSKNLPLIKPPLMREHRLYQADWLYRFYGFDIAEITAARPDGMLDLDLDPKLAWALGHRDRFPVDINLADKEALLRVPGFGTKTVTSILSTRRFKRLRLEDIGRLSVSLKKVQPFIIAEGWTPHRLIDRADLRAMFMPKPEQLSLL from the coding sequence ATGAAAAAGTCACTCAAAGAACGCCTCGCCATCCTCTCGGATGCCGCAAAATACGATGCGTCTTGCGCCTCCAGCGGAACGACAAAGCGGAACGCAGCAGCCGCGGGCGGGCTGGGATCGACGGAGGGCTCCGGGATCTGCCACGCCTATGCGCCGGACGGGCGATGCATCTCTCTCCTTAAAATCCTGATGACGAATTTCTGTATTTACGACTGTGCGTATTGTATCAACCGATCGTCCAGCAATGTTGAGCGGGCGCGGTTTTCGGTCGAGGAGGTCATCTGGCTGACGCTCGAATTCTATCGCCGCAATTACATCGAGGGTCTCTTTCTGTCCTCTGGCATCATCCGCTCTTCCGATTACACAATGGAGGAGATGGTCCGCATCGCTCGCGAATTGCGCACGACACATAATTTCCATGGCTACATTCATCTCAAATCTATTCCCGAGGCGTCCGCGCAACTGATTGAGGAGGCCGGGCTCTACGCTGATCGCCTTTCGATCAATATCGAATTGCCTACCGATGCCGGCATCGGCAAATTCGCCCCGGAAAAGCGGCCCGACAACATTCGCCAGTCGATGGGCAATTTGCGCTTGAAGATCGAAGAAATGGCCGACCCGACCCTACAGACCAAACGGCGAAAGAGGTTCGCACCCGCCGGGCAGAGCACACAGATGATCGTCGGCGCCGACGCTGCCGACGATGCGACCATCCTTGGCACCAGTGCAAGGCTCTATGGGAGCTACGGCTTGAAGCGTGTCTACTATTCCGCCTTCAGCCCGATCCCGGATTCGTCAAAAAACCTTCCGCTGATCAAGCCGCCGCTGATGCGGGAGCATCGATTGTATCAGGCAGACTGGCTTTACCGTTTCTACGGGTTCGACATCGCAGAGATCACGGCGGCACGGCCAGACGGCATGCTCGATCTCGACCTCGATCCGAAACTGGCCTGGGCGCTTGGTCATCGCGATCGATTTCCTGTCGACATCAATCTCGCCGACAAGGAAGCGCTTCTGCGTGTGCCTGGCTTCGGCACAAAGACCGTTACATCCATTCTCTCAACACGGCGGTTCAAGCGGCTGCGGCTCGAGGATATCGGGCGTCTCAGCGTGTCACTCAAAAAAGTCCAGCCGTTCATCATTGCTGAGGGCTGGACGCCGCATCGCTTGATCGATCGCGCCGACTTGCGGGCGATGTTCATGCCAAAGCCGGAGCAATTATCGTTATTATGA